From a region of the Bradyrhizobium diazoefficiens genome:
- a CDS encoding TRAP transporter substrate-binding protein gives MRKLLLAAAAAAVLLAPAAVQAQNPIVIKFSHVVANDTPKGKGALKFKELAEKYTGGKVKVEVYPNSTLYKDKEEIEALQLGSVQMLAPSTAKFAPLGVKEFEALDLPWLFKDDDTYAAAMKGPVGKFLFDKLQAKGIKGLAYWDNGFHMVSANKPLIKPSDFQGLKFRISGSKIADQYFRNVGAIPQIMAFSEVYQALQTGVVDGCENTPSNYLTQKFYEVQKDITVSNHAHLQYAVIVNSKFWDGLPADVRGQLDKAMSEATDYTNSIARKENEEALAEIKKSGKTMLHSLTDADRKAWQEAMKPTYKWAKGRVGQEVLDILAKELDVKMN, from the coding sequence ATGCGCAAGCTGCTTCTTGCGGCCGCCGCCGCGGCTGTTCTCTTGGCCCCCGCCGCCGTGCAGGCCCAAAACCCGATCGTCATCAAGTTCAGCCACGTCGTCGCCAACGACACCCCGAAGGGGAAGGGCGCCCTGAAGTTCAAGGAACTCGCCGAGAAATACACCGGCGGCAAGGTCAAGGTCGAAGTCTATCCGAACTCCACGCTCTATAAGGACAAGGAGGAGATCGAGGCGCTCCAGCTCGGCTCGGTGCAGATGCTCGCACCCTCCACCGCGAAATTCGCGCCGCTTGGCGTGAAGGAATTCGAGGCGCTCGACCTGCCCTGGTTGTTCAAGGACGACGATACCTACGCCGCCGCGATGAAGGGCCCGGTCGGCAAGTTTCTGTTCGACAAGCTCCAGGCCAAGGGAATCAAAGGCCTCGCCTATTGGGATAACGGCTTCCACATGGTCTCGGCCAACAAGCCGCTGATCAAGCCGTCGGATTTCCAGGGGCTGAAGTTCCGCATTTCCGGGTCGAAGATCGCCGACCAGTACTTCCGCAACGTCGGTGCGATCCCGCAGATCATGGCGTTCTCGGAAGTCTATCAGGCGCTGCAGACCGGCGTGGTCGATGGCTGCGAAAACACGCCGTCCAACTACCTCACGCAGAAATTCTACGAGGTGCAGAAGGACATCACCGTTTCGAATCATGCCCATCTGCAATACGCGGTGATCGTGAACAGCAAATTCTGGGACGGTCTGCCGGCCGATGTCCGCGGTCAGCTCGACAAGGCGATGTCTGAGGCGACCGACTACACCAACTCGATCGCGCGCAAAGAGAACGAGGAGGCTCTCGCCGAGATCAAGAAGTCGGGCAAGACCATGCTGCATAGTCTCACCGACGCCGACCGCAAGGCCTGGCAGGAGGCGATGAAGCCGACTTATAAATGGGCCAAGGGCCGGGTCGGGCAGGAAGTGCTCGATATCCTCGCCAAGGAACTCGACGTCAAGATGAACTGA
- a CDS encoding TRAP transporter large permease subunit, which translates to MLRVLNRVLNHLEEWLIATMIAAATSLIFVAVLHRYGTGLSIDIAKWAEARNLAFLAVPARATFAWLASLDLSWAQELCIYMFIWMAKFGAAYGVRTGIHVGVDVLVNILPGGSRRRVITFGLLCGALFTAIVAYFGAAFVGQMWQTGQQSNDLEAPMWIVYLTIPLGSGLMCFRFLQVAWSFYHTGELPHHEMAGVAGVEGVEVDPVHPAPVRPSQVVRDERSPLGWILMLLPVLIVALCFAHAGHVITLPQGMRVVVVFALLLSLMLTGMPISIALGLTVLSFMFTLTDVRTESVALKLFTGIESFEIMAIPFFILAGNFLTHGGVARRMIAFATSLVGHWYGGLALSGVVACALFAAISGSSPATVVAIGSVILPAMIAQGFPKRFGAGVITTSGSLGILIPPSIPMVLYAVSTNSSIGKLFIAGIVPGFVLASLLGATTFYRAWRNDYPRMPKATFSERLDAFRKSIWGILLIVIVIGGIYSGLFTPTEAAAVSAVYAFIVAVFIYKDLKLRDVPRVLLSSANLSAMLLYIITNAVLFSFLMTYENVPQALAQWMIDQGLGWVGFLLLVNVLLLVAGNVMEPSSIILIMAPILFPVAVKLGIDPIHFGILMTVNMEVGLCHPPVGLNLYVASGIAKMGITELTVAVWPWLLTMLAFLVAVTYWPGLSLWLPTLLGM; encoded by the coding sequence TTGCTGCGTGTTCTGAATCGTGTGCTCAATCATCTCGAGGAATGGCTGATCGCGACGATGATCGCGGCTGCGACGTCGCTGATCTTCGTCGCCGTGCTGCATCGTTACGGCACCGGGCTGTCGATCGACATCGCCAAATGGGCGGAAGCCCGCAACCTGGCCTTCCTCGCCGTCCCCGCGCGGGCGACTTTCGCCTGGCTTGCTAGTCTCGACCTGTCCTGGGCGCAGGAACTCTGCATCTATATGTTCATCTGGATGGCGAAGTTCGGCGCCGCTTACGGCGTGCGGACCGGCATCCATGTCGGCGTCGACGTGCTCGTCAACATCCTTCCCGGCGGGTCGCGCCGGCGCGTCATCACCTTCGGGCTGTTGTGCGGCGCGCTGTTCACCGCCATCGTCGCTTATTTCGGGGCGGCTTTCGTCGGCCAGATGTGGCAGACCGGCCAGCAGTCCAACGATCTCGAAGCGCCGATGTGGATCGTGTACCTGACCATCCCGCTCGGCTCGGGCTTGATGTGCTTCCGTTTCCTTCAGGTCGCCTGGTCGTTCTACCACACCGGCGAGCTGCCGCATCACGAGATGGCCGGCGTCGCAGGCGTCGAGGGCGTCGAGGTGGATCCGGTGCATCCGGCGCCGGTGAGGCCGAGCCAGGTCGTCCGGGACGAGCGCAGCCCGCTCGGCTGGATCCTGATGCTGCTGCCGGTCCTGATCGTCGCCCTGTGCTTTGCGCATGCGGGCCACGTCATCACGTTGCCGCAGGGCATGCGCGTCGTCGTCGTATTCGCGCTGCTGCTCTCCTTGATGCTCACGGGCATGCCGATTTCGATCGCCCTGGGTCTGACCGTGCTCAGCTTCATGTTCACGCTGACCGACGTGCGAACGGAATCGGTGGCGCTGAAGCTGTTCACCGGCATCGAGAGTTTCGAGATCATGGCGATCCCGTTCTTCATCCTCGCCGGCAACTTCCTGACTCATGGCGGGGTGGCGCGGCGAATGATCGCCTTCGCAACTTCGCTGGTCGGCCATTGGTACGGCGGTCTCGCTCTGTCGGGGGTGGTCGCGTGCGCGCTGTTTGCCGCGATCTCCGGCTCCTCGCCCGCAACCGTGGTGGCGATCGGCTCGGTGATCCTGCCGGCAATGATCGCGCAAGGTTTCCCGAAGCGATTCGGCGCGGGCGTGATTACGACGTCAGGCTCGCTCGGAATTCTGATTCCGCCCTCGATTCCGATGGTTCTCTACGCCGTCTCCACCAACAGCTCGATAGGCAAGCTCTTCATCGCCGGCATCGTGCCGGGATTCGTGCTGGCCTCGCTGCTTGGCGCCACGACGTTCTATCGGGCCTGGCGCAACGACTATCCGCGGATGCCGAAGGCTACCTTCAGCGAGCGTCTCGACGCCTTCCGCAAGTCCATCTGGGGCATCCTGCTGATCGTGATCGTGATCGGCGGCATCTACAGCGGCCTGTTCACGCCGACCGAAGCCGCCGCCGTCAGTGCGGTCTACGCCTTCATCGTCGCCGTGTTCATCTACAAGGATCTGAAGCTGCGCGACGTGCCGCGGGTGCTGCTGTCATCGGCGAACCTTTCGGCGATGTTGCTCTACATCATCACCAATGCCGTGCTGTTCTCGTTCCTGATGACCTACGAGAACGTGCCCCAGGCGCTGGCCCAATGGATGATCGACCAGGGGCTGGGCTGGGTCGGCTTCCTCCTGCTCGTCAACGTCCTGCTGCTGGTGGCGGGCAACGTGATGGAGCCGTCTTCGATCATCCTGATCATGGCGCCGATCCTGTTTCCGGTTGCGGTCAAGCTCGGCATCGACCCGATCCATTTCGGCATCCTGATGACGGTCAACATGGAGGTCGGCCTGTGTCATCCGCCCGTCGGCCTCAATCTCTACGTCGCATCAGGCATCGCCAAGATGGGTATCACCGAGCTAACGGTGGCGGTGTGGCCATGGCTGCTGACGATGCTGGCGTTCCTCGTGGCGGTGACCTATTGGCCGGGCCTGTCGTTGTGGCTGCCGACACTGCTGGGGATGTAG
- a CDS encoding alkyl sulfatase dimerization domain-containing protein — protein sequence MTLPGNEPKDATPSVIAQQTATLNALPFSDTRDFDDAARGFLGTIEDAKISNPQGRTVWSLEPYGFLSAAEAPPTVNPSLWRQSRLNMQHGLFEVVPGVYQVRGLDIANMTLIEGDSGVIVVDTLTSIEGARAALDLYFRNRGLKPVAAVIFTHTHTDHWGGARGVLEEDALATRRVPIIAPNLFMEHAVSENVIAGPAMLRRAQYQFGPLLAKGVRGQVDCGLGKSMAAGSVALLRPTDLIMATGDARVIDGVEFEFQMAPNSEAPAEMHFFVPRYKLLNLAENCTHNFHNLLPFRGADVRDALAWSKYLGEALRLWDGRAEAMCGQHHWPVWGRERIGTMIRQQRDLYKFAHDQTIRLMNHGLTAAEIAETIQLPKSLEGAWHGRGYYGHIRHNVKAIYQKYLGWYDANPVNLDPLPPVESGKKYVEYMGGADAILMRARADFDKGEFRFVAQALGHLVFAEPDNAAARGLLADTLEQLGYAAESATWRNAYLFGAQELRQGMPKVPARPPMPRETLAALRTGQLWDVLGIRLNGPKAEGKHIVLNWSFSDTGETFVLNLENCALTYTEGTQAEGADASFTLARSTLDEVIAKLTSFPEAVAAGKIKLAGNPMRLAELMGLMDEFPRMFEIVEPRRVGVV from the coding sequence ATGACACTGCCCGGCAACGAGCCCAAGGACGCGACGCCATCCGTCATCGCGCAGCAGACGGCAACGCTGAACGCGCTGCCGTTTTCCGATACGCGGGATTTCGATGACGCCGCGCGCGGCTTTCTCGGCACGATCGAGGACGCGAAGATATCGAATCCGCAGGGGCGGACGGTCTGGAGCCTCGAGCCTTACGGCTTTCTCTCCGCTGCGGAGGCGCCGCCCACGGTCAATCCGAGCCTGTGGCGGCAGTCGCGTCTCAACATGCAGCACGGCCTGTTCGAGGTCGTGCCCGGCGTCTACCAGGTGCGCGGCCTCGACATCGCCAACATGACGCTGATCGAGGGCGACAGCGGCGTCATCGTCGTCGATACCCTGACGTCGATCGAAGGTGCCCGCGCCGCGCTCGATCTCTATTTTAGGAATCGAGGCCTGAAACCCGTCGCGGCCGTCATCTTCACGCACACTCACACCGATCATTGGGGAGGCGCGCGCGGCGTCCTGGAGGAGGATGCGCTCGCAACTCGCCGCGTGCCGATCATCGCGCCGAATCTGTTCATGGAGCACGCCGTCTCCGAGAACGTCATTGCGGGACCCGCAATGCTGCGCCGGGCGCAGTACCAGTTTGGCCCGCTGCTCGCCAAGGGGGTGCGCGGGCAGGTCGATTGCGGTCTCGGCAAGTCAATGGCGGCCGGCTCGGTCGCGCTGCTGCGTCCCACGGACCTGATCATGGCGACCGGCGACGCGCGCGTCATCGACGGCGTCGAGTTCGAATTCCAGATGGCGCCGAACAGCGAAGCGCCGGCGGAGATGCACTTTTTCGTCCCGCGCTACAAGCTGTTGAACCTCGCCGAGAACTGCACCCACAATTTTCACAATCTGCTGCCGTTCCGAGGCGCCGACGTGCGCGACGCGCTGGCCTGGTCGAAGTATCTGGGCGAGGCGTTGCGGCTCTGGGACGGCAGGGCGGAGGCGATGTGCGGCCAGCATCACTGGCCGGTGTGGGGACGCGAGCGCATCGGCACGATGATACGGCAGCAGCGCGACCTCTACAAATTCGCCCATGACCAGACCATCCGCCTGATGAACCACGGCCTCACCGCCGCCGAGATCGCCGAGACGATCCAGCTGCCGAAGAGCCTCGAAGGTGCCTGGCACGGCCGCGGCTATTACGGCCACATCCGCCACAACGTGAAGGCGATCTACCAGAAATACCTCGGCTGGTACGACGCCAATCCGGTCAATCTCGATCCACTGCCGCCGGTGGAGTCGGGCAAGAAATACGTCGAGTATATGGGCGGGGCTGACGCGATCCTGATGCGGGCGCGCGCTGACTTTGACAAGGGCGAGTTCCGTTTTGTCGCCCAAGCGCTCGGCCATCTCGTCTTCGCCGAGCCGGACAATGCGGCGGCCCGCGGTCTGCTCGCCGACACGCTGGAGCAACTCGGCTACGCCGCCGAAAGCGCGACCTGGCGCAACGCCTATCTGTTCGGGGCGCAGGAATTGCGCCAGGGCATGCCGAAGGTGCCGGCGCGCCCGCCGATGCCGCGCGAGACGCTGGCCGCGCTGCGCACCGGGCAGCTCTGGGACGTGCTGGGCATCCGCCTCAACGGTCCCAAGGCGGAGGGCAAGCATATCGTCTTGAACTGGAGCTTTTCCGACACCGGCGAGACCTTCGTACTCAACCTGGAGAACTGCGCGCTCACCTATACCGAGGGCACCCAGGCGGAAGGCGCCGATGCCAGCTTCACGCTGGCGCGCTCCACACTCGACGAGGTGATCGCCAAGCTGACGAGCTTTCCGGAAGCCGTCGCTGCCGGCAAGATCAAGCTCGCCGGCAACCCGATGCGGCTCGCCGAGCTGATGGGCCTGATGGACGAATTCCCGCGCATGTTCGAGATCGTCGAGCCGAGGCGGGTGGGGGTGGTGTAG
- a CDS encoding glycosyltransferase family 4 protein, which produces MRIAQIAPLTEAVPPKLYGGTERVVHWLTEELVALGHDVTLFASGDSQTSGKLDALWPKALRLDGSVRDPNALHMVLLERVRQKCDDEEFDFLHFHLDYYPWSLFHRQPTPFLTTLHGRLDLPEHQPVFNTFSKMPVISISNAQRRPVPQANWVTTIHHGLPENLLTPKPARQEYLAVLGRIAPEKGVDRAIKIATHCGIPLKIAAKVDRADQDYYDELIRPMIENNPLVEFIGEISDQEKSDFLSGALGLLLPIDWPEPFGLVMIEAMACGTPVVAFNRGSVPEIIDEGLTGFVVEDVLSAAGVVNRLPQLNRAAIRKQFEARFTARRMALDYLAAYRNLAEEQAPRIKLVSSAE; this is translated from the coding sequence ATGCGCATCGCGCAGATTGCTCCGTTGACGGAGGCTGTTCCACCCAAGCTGTATGGCGGCACCGAGCGGGTGGTGCACTGGTTGACGGAGGAGCTGGTGGCCCTTGGGCACGACGTGACGCTGTTCGCCAGCGGCGATTCGCAAACATCAGGCAAGCTGGATGCGTTGTGGCCGAAGGCGCTCCGCCTCGACGGTTCCGTGCGCGACCCCAATGCGCTGCACATGGTGCTGCTGGAGCGCGTGCGGCAGAAATGTGACGACGAGGAGTTCGATTTCCTCCACTTCCATCTCGACTATTATCCCTGGTCGCTGTTCCACCGGCAGCCGACGCCGTTCCTGACCACGCTGCACGGCCGGCTCGACCTGCCGGAGCATCAGCCGGTCTTCAACACCTTCTCCAAGATGCCCGTCATCTCGATCTCCAATGCGCAGCGACGGCCGGTGCCGCAGGCGAACTGGGTGACGACGATTCACCACGGCCTTCCGGAGAACCTGCTGACGCCGAAGCCCGCTCGGCAGGAGTATCTCGCCGTGCTCGGCCGCATCGCGCCCGAGAAGGGCGTCGACCGTGCCATCAAGATCGCGACCCATTGCGGCATTCCGCTGAAGATCGCAGCCAAGGTCGACCGTGCCGATCAGGATTACTACGACGAACTGATCCGGCCGATGATCGAGAACAATCCGCTGGTGGAGTTCATCGGCGAAATCAGCGATCAAGAGAAATCCGACTTCCTGAGCGGCGCGCTCGGACTCCTGCTCCCGATCGACTGGCCGGAGCCGTTCGGCCTCGTGATGATCGAAGCCATGGCGTGCGGAACGCCGGTCGTCGCCTTCAACCGCGGCTCGGTGCCGGAGATCATCGATGAGGGCCTGACCGGCTTCGTGGTCGAGGACGTCCTCAGCGCGGCCGGCGTCGTCAATCGCCTTCCGCAACTGAACCGCGCCGCGATCCGCAAGCAGTTCGAGGCGCGCTTCACGGCGCGGCGGATGGCGCTGGATTACCTCGCGGCCTATCGCAACCTGGCCGAGGAACAGGCGCCGCGGATCAAGCTGGTGAGCAGCGCGGAGTAA
- a CDS encoding ABC transporter ATP-binding protein has protein sequence MDHLSGYARRPFAFVLRYLRRRLASHLVILTAVAVAVACSVGTQYGVKSLVDSLSAGPSQGGNVWLAFILLMSLITADNFLWRIASWTASFTFVRVTGDLRRDIFRHLTGHAPSYFSDRMPGMLTSRITATSNAVFTVENMFVWNVLPPCIATVAAIALIGTVSPYMALGLIVIAGGMVIAMFRLAAAGKPLHDDFADKAAVVDGEMIDVISNMPLVRAFCGIGHEHERFDATVNRELTARGRSLRYLEKLRLTHAGVTVLLTVALMAWAITLWQKGEATTGDVVLVCTLGLSILNATRDLAVALVDVTQHVARLTEAIATLLVPHELRDHPEAEPLMKSGAAIAFNNVTFGYPGGEKIFERFSLRLQPGQRVGLVGQSGGGKSTLFTLLQRFYDIDEGSVTIDGQDISKVTQLSLREAISVVPQDISLFHRSIRENIRYGRPNATDDEVLRAAIAARCDFVDNLPDGLDTMVGDRGVKMSGGQRQRIAIARAFLKDAPILLLDEATAALDSESEEAIREALSRLMRGRTVIAIAHRLATLRNFDRVVVLRNGKIIEDGSPERLMQGHGPYRELVTQEMSRLAQAAA, from the coding sequence ATGGATCATCTTTCTGGATACGCGCGCAGGCCATTTGCCTTTGTCTTGCGCTATCTTCGGCGGCGCCTCGCGTCGCATCTGGTGATCCTGACCGCCGTGGCGGTAGCCGTTGCCTGCTCCGTGGGTACGCAGTACGGCGTCAAATCCCTGGTCGACAGCCTGTCCGCGGGACCGTCACAGGGCGGGAACGTATGGCTGGCATTCATTTTACTCATGTCGCTGATTACGGCGGACAACTTCCTGTGGCGGATTGCGAGCTGGACGGCGAGCTTCACCTTCGTTCGTGTCACGGGTGATTTACGTCGTGACATATTTCGTCATCTGACCGGACACGCACCGAGTTACTTCTCCGATCGCATGCCCGGCATGCTGACGAGCCGGATCACGGCGACGTCGAATGCGGTGTTCACGGTCGAGAACATGTTCGTCTGGAACGTGCTGCCGCCCTGCATTGCCACAGTTGCGGCAATCGCCTTGATTGGAACCGTCAGCCCGTACATGGCGCTTGGCCTGATCGTGATTGCCGGCGGCATGGTGATTGCGATGTTCCGTCTCGCCGCCGCGGGCAAGCCGCTGCATGACGACTTCGCCGACAAGGCCGCCGTGGTCGACGGCGAGATGATCGACGTCATCAGCAACATGCCGCTGGTGCGGGCGTTTTGCGGCATCGGCCACGAGCACGAGCGGTTCGACGCGACGGTGAACCGGGAGCTCACCGCACGCGGCCGCAGCCTGCGTTACCTGGAGAAGCTGCGGCTCACGCATGCCGGCGTGACCGTCCTGTTGACGGTGGCCCTGATGGCTTGGGCGATCACGCTCTGGCAGAAGGGTGAGGCGACCACCGGCGACGTCGTGCTGGTCTGCACCCTCGGCCTCTCCATTCTCAATGCGACGCGCGACCTCGCGGTGGCGCTGGTCGACGTCACCCAGCACGTCGCACGGCTGACCGAGGCAATCGCCACGCTGCTGGTGCCGCACGAGCTGCGCGATCATCCCGAGGCCGAGCCGCTGATGAAGAGCGGCGCGGCGATCGCATTCAACAACGTCACCTTCGGATATCCCGGCGGCGAGAAGATTTTCGAGCGGTTCAGCCTGCGGCTGCAGCCCGGCCAGCGCGTCGGCCTGGTCGGCCAGTCCGGCGGCGGCAAGTCGACGCTGTTCACGCTGCTCCAGCGCTTCTACGACATCGATGAAGGCAGCGTCACCATCGACGGCCAGGACATTTCCAAAGTCACGCAACTCAGCCTGCGCGAGGCGATCTCCGTGGTGCCGCAGGATATCTCCCTGTTCCACCGCTCTATCCGCGAGAACATCCGCTACGGCCGGCCGAACGCGACCGACGACGAGGTTCTGCGCGCCGCAATTGCGGCGCGCTGCGATTTCGTCGATAACCTGCCGGATGGTCTCGACACCATGGTCGGCGACCGCGGCGTCAAGATGTCGGGCGGCCAGCGCCAGCGCATCGCGATCGCGCGCGCCTTCCTGAAGGATGCCCCGATCCTGCTGCTGGATGAGGCAACCGCCGCGCTCGACAGCGAATCCGAGGAGGCGATACGCGAGGCGCTGTCACGCCTGATGCGCGGCCGCACCGTGATCGCGATCGCGCATCGGTTGGCGACGCTGCGCAATTTCGATCGCGTGGTGGTGCTGAGAAATGGTAAGATCATCGAAGACGGCTCGCCCGAGCGTCTGATGCAAGGCCACGGTCCCTATCGTGAGCTGGTCACGCAGGAAATGAGCCGGCTCGCGCAAGCCGCCGCGTAA
- a CDS encoding amylo-alpha-1,6-glucosidase, producing the protein MSAEAVTHLVSVTRTLEQVSEQPFYIPMTGPSARPRRSLKHDDTFIVLDSHGDIGASAGGPDGLFHCDTRYLARLELVLDDLQPLLLGSNLRDDNSALTVDLTNPDIYRQGSLVLQKDLLHIVRTVFLWRGRAYQRIGVQNHGDRRTGFDLTLLFDNDFADLFEVRGERRPRRGTGTSRLLGPTDVLFEYRGLDDTERTTGLHFDPRPTHLSVNSATWQLELDPHEAKSLFVAVSCNRPIAEEPARFFGGLLAHRREMRQSTTGAASIETSNNIFNEVLCQAMADLNILMTETPQGRYPYAGIPWYSTTFGRDGLITALQMLWVDPRVAKGVLRRLAHFQAMAVDPLADAAPGKILHEMRGGEMAALREVPFAQYYGSVDSTALFVLLAGSYFERTGDEKTLIELWPAIEAGLAWIDGPGDPDQDGFVEYQRATEKGLANQGWKDSYDAIFHADGQLAEGNIALAEVQGYVYAAKQLAARCALRLGKPDRVRKLEADARALAERFETAFWCEELGTYALALDGAKRPCKVRTSNAGQVLFSGMIREDRARLVAADLLRPHFFSGWGIRTVAQGEVRYNPMSYHNGSIWPHDNALIALGLARYGLKHSVAHVFRGLFDAATYMDLRRLPELFCGFRREKRRGPTLYPVACAPQAWASATPFTLLEAALGIEFDVARGEIRLRNPRLPAFLNEVILRDLRLGESSVDLRVSRHADDVALEVLRTRGQIQVSIVLAR; encoded by the coding sequence ATGTCGGCCGAAGCCGTAACTCACCTCGTCTCCGTGACGCGGACCCTGGAACAGGTCTCGGAGCAGCCTTTCTATATTCCGATGACCGGGCCGTCGGCGCGGCCGCGGCGTTCGCTCAAGCACGACGACACCTTCATCGTGCTCGACAGCCACGGCGACATCGGTGCGTCGGCTGGCGGGCCGGACGGCTTGTTCCATTGCGACACGCGCTACCTCGCGCGGCTCGAGCTCGTGCTCGACGATCTTCAGCCACTGCTGCTCGGGTCGAACCTGCGCGACGACAATTCGGCATTGACCGTCGACCTCACCAATCCCGACATCTACCGGCAGGGCAGCCTCGTTCTGCAAAAGGACCTGCTGCACATCGTGCGCACGGTCTTCCTGTGGCGCGGCAGGGCCTATCAGCGTATCGGGGTGCAGAACCACGGCGACCGGCGCACCGGTTTCGACCTGACATTGCTGTTCGACAACGATTTTGCCGATCTGTTCGAGGTGCGCGGCGAGCGGCGCCCGCGCCGCGGGACCGGCACCAGCCGGTTGCTCGGTCCGACCGACGTGTTGTTCGAATATCGCGGTCTTGACGATACCGAGCGCACCACGGGCCTGCATTTCGACCCGCGTCCGACCCACCTCTCCGTCAATTCCGCGACATGGCAGCTCGAACTGGACCCGCACGAAGCGAAGTCGCTGTTCGTGGCCGTGTCCTGCAACCGGCCGATCGCGGAGGAGCCCGCACGCTTCTTCGGGGGCCTGCTCGCCCATCGCCGCGAGATGCGCCAATCCACGACGGGCGCCGCCAGCATCGAGACCTCCAACAACATCTTCAACGAGGTGCTGTGCCAGGCCATGGCCGACCTCAACATCCTGATGACGGAGACGCCGCAGGGGCGTTATCCCTATGCCGGCATTCCCTGGTACTCGACGACGTTCGGCCGCGACGGCCTGATAACCGCGCTCCAGATGCTATGGGTCGACCCACGCGTCGCCAAGGGCGTCTTGCGCCGGCTCGCGCATTTCCAGGCCATGGCGGTCGATCCGCTTGCCGATGCCGCGCCCGGTAAGATCCTGCATGAGATGCGCGGCGGAGAGATGGCGGCGCTGCGCGAGGTGCCGTTCGCGCAATATTACGGCAGCGTGGATTCGACCGCGCTGTTCGTCCTGCTCGCCGGGAGCTATTTCGAACGCACCGGCGATGAGAAAACATTGATTGAGCTGTGGCCGGCGATCGAGGCGGGGCTGGCCTGGATCGACGGTCCCGGCGACCCCGACCAGGACGGCTTCGTCGAATATCAGCGCGCGACCGAGAAGGGACTGGCCAACCAGGGCTGGAAGGACTCGTACGACGCGATCTTCCACGCCGACGGTCAGCTCGCGGAAGGCAATATCGCGCTCGCCGAAGTTCAGGGCTATGTCTACGCCGCCAAGCAGCTCGCCGCACGTTGCGCGCTGCGGCTCGGCAAGCCGGACCGTGTGCGCAAGCTCGAGGCCGACGCCAGGGCGCTGGCCGAACGCTTCGAGACGGCGTTCTGGTGCGAGGAGCTCGGCACCTATGCGCTCGCCCTCGATGGCGCGAAGCGGCCGTGCAAGGTGCGGACCTCGAACGCCGGTCAGGTGCTGTTCAGCGGCATGATCCGCGAGGACCGCGCCCGCCTCGTCGCCGCCGATCTGTTGCGGCCGCATTTCTTCTCGGGCTGGGGCATCCGCACCGTCGCGCAGGGCGAAGTGCGCTACAACCCTATGTCCTATCACAACGGGTCGATCTGGCCGCACGACAACGCGCTGATCGCGCTCGGGCTCGCGCGCTATGGCCTCAAGCATTCGGTGGCGCATGTCTTCAGGGGACTGTTCGACGCGGCGACCTACATGGACCTGCGCCGGTTGCCCGAATTGTTCTGCGGCTTCCGGCGCGAGAAGCGGCGCGGCCCGACGCTCTATCCGGTCGCCTGCGCGCCGCAGGCCTGGGCCAGCGCGACGCCGTTCACGCTCCTGGAAGCGGCGCTCGGCATCGAGTTCGACGTGGCGCGCGGCGAGATTCGCCTGCGCAACCCGCGTCTGCCAGCCTTCCTCAACGAGGTGATCCTGCGCGATCTGCGCCTCGGCGAGTCCAGCGTCGATCTTCGCGTCAGCCGCCACGCCGACGACGTGGCGCTGGAGGTGTTGCGCACGCGCGGCCAGATTCAGGTCTCGATCGTGCTGGCGCGCTAG